In Acropora muricata isolate sample 2 chromosome 13, ASM3666990v1, whole genome shotgun sequence, the DNA window CCggatttcttttggtttgtttaAGCAACTTCACGACTAAGCTGCGATCGCAGGTCAATTATCTCTTTATCTCGGTAATCGGTATATCCAGTTCTTCCTGAATTTCCTAATAAGCTTTGTCACGCTTATCCTTCATGTGATAGTCTTTGCTAAATATGTCCCATATACACAGGCGCTTCGTCATTCCATCTCCTTGTCCtaactttattttctttccgCTTTGGTGTAGACTTATCTTCGATAGCATTTTCTGACAGATCGACTAAAACGTCCTCTCCGTTTGCCATCTTGACAGAAACGAGTGCGCGACGCGACACcgtatccatggatacaaacaACCTAATAGAATCGACACGCATGCGCGcatcaaacatgttttaagaaTCTGTCCAAACGCGCAAAACATCGCTGACCAAacacgagaacaaaagaaatgttttaagatgttttatcgaatgtttgacagagttcaaatcttacccaacacgttaaaacatgttgaaacatgtttaaagAGCACAAAACAGGGTGGCCAAacggaaaaatgttttgccaaccaacaatgttttagcatgttttaccgtaaaacatttaccgtttggactGGCCTTTAATATCTACTTTAGCGCTGCCTCGTTAATATCAAACCAGTCACATTTTGTTAATCCTCTTCATGTCATTTTAAATTAATCTGCCGGGTTTATCGACTTTATCGCAGCATTGCAAAGTGTTTTGGTAGTGTAAACTAGTCGTTCGTTACCACCAAAAATACGAAAGttattcaaacaaaacagaGTGGGTTTCCTTATTGTTTTAACGATAGCGGAGTCCCtttgcaaatgaaaatgaaagccaACTACAATTTTTCTGCAGGTTTACACAGCACACTTTGTAACAAAACTAGTAAGCTAAGGCGAGCTCGAGTTAAGGTACCGAGAATAGACGAGAGAACGAAGTTAAAAGCTTTCAGGAAATGTTAGTGTCATGTTGTGACACTCCTACAGTGGAGAACCTCAAAACATTCAGAACTGGCCTGGCAACAAATGAcccattctcgtacccagagctgcgatcctcttggccagcgccacggatcgagagctctggaagGCACCAACTGAAGggcttgttttgattggctgatgaaCATACAAAACAATCAAACCGGAAATGATATGATAGTAAACATGGCCGATGACAGTGGCACACTAACAAAGCGCTTCTCGAGCCTTAAGGATGTTTGCAGAACTTGCAACAACGATATCATTTTAAGAAACCAGCCTCTAGAATTTGTTTGGAGATATAGCTAAGGACGAAAGAATTGTAGCacacttagaaaaaatgtttggtttaaaaattactCGTGGTGATGGATTGCCATCACGTAGATGTAGGTCCTGTtatgttaaaatttcaaaaattcaggcgtttgtgaaaatgatttttgagtCCAAGGCCCAACAAGAATCGGTTGTCAGGGCGAAAAGAGGAAAATCGGTTGGGGATAGCCCAACCTCAGCTACTTCACAGggatcaaaaagagaaaaaaggaagagTAAGGTATACCAACGTAAAGTTCAGGAAACATCGAGCAAGAGATTCATTGCCGTGAAAGGTTATAAGTCTATTTGAATTGATCCTATTTGGATTTAGCTAAAGGAAGGAAGAATAAAGCACTGCATATAAAGAAATTGTTATGAGATGTGCCACCTGAGCTGAATAGTGTTCTAATTTTTACACAGAGTTATGGAAAGTGTTGTCTCCATACTGTGGTGGTGCTGTAAAATAAAACTGCTTGCCAAACAGTTTTAGAGCAATCACAAGTAAACCTTTACAATTgtttaaagaaaactaaaaggTTTTGTGCAATAGTATAGTGATTCTGAATGAAAAATCTTATCTAGCAGTATTGTATAATTTAATTGctgcttaccaaaaaaatatataagtggATCTCCCTATTGCAGAGATCTCCTTCTTCtaaataatgaaatacattaatagaTATTTGGACAACATGTGGGAaccaacaattattattttacttgttgaattttgttaaaaaaaaaagaaaacgactaTCTAGAGActaaactattttgtttgtgaatgaCCCCATCTAAGGGCATTTGTGGGGAGCAAAGTAAATCACTCCTTCAAATGCTGGCTATGCTCATGGGCTTCAGGAGCAGCATCCCTGTAGCAAATTACCTATTTCAACTGGGACACACTGCTCCTATTATTTCTAAGACGCCAGATTCAAATTTCCCTGCTAATTAATGGACAAGGGGTGAATGATTCAATGTCAAATTACTGTTCCGAGTTTCAGTGATTGTCTGGCAAGAACTGACAAGTACAAATTTCAACACACTATTTAACATTGATATTATGCATATCTTCCTCTTgtactaataattatattggtaTGCAGGGAGCGGTTGAAGAAAGGTCAAAAGTCAAAGCGGCACTACTTGCCCCTGAATTCTCTCCAAGTATTACTTTTATGAGCCTAATTTTATCGGCTGAGCCAAAAGAACAGGAGGCAGGTGTTGAATCTATGGGAGCAACTGCAACTAAGACAAGGAAACTTCCTCCAGGCATTGCCCCTCCTGAGATGAAACAACTatctaaaagttttgaaatcctttcaaatTCTGGACTGCGAAACCCTGGACTGATAAAGGTCAATCTTGAACTTAACATGCAAACATGATTTGTGTGCTCTTTTAGCTGCTCTTCTCTGTTGTGTTATTAAAGCCTATactaaatctgttgaaaacaaaaatgacccaTTGACTTTTAAAGCTTAATTATTGACATGACAGGTTTCAGTCCTTGGACCAAGAATTAAATCATACAGGCTATCATTATTACCACTTGGGATTTGTTTGATTGATACACCAacttttaacaataactttcaCCTATTGGATTTGAAGGTATgttgtgtttttctgttgtgttttttaAAAGGACTAGTGACTCATTATGTTGCATAAGTAGTCAAGCTTATAAATATCACCCGTTGGTTAAGTTTTAGCAATCAGAGCCTAAAGGTTGTCATGATATTTATCCCAGGTTAGCACTAACCTTGCTTCGAGAAGCTTCatggccaagatttaaaaataattttaataataatttcagcaCACAACTCCCAGTTGCATGTAGGCATAAATTGACTGTTGTGTTTGCTGTAACAGGTAATTACAATTCTTTCTGTTGCATGCTGTTCATGTAAGGTATAAGAGGtggcaaattattattttcaaaaacattaacACGGCTGGGACAATCCTTTAAATGCTAACAGCCCACTTAAGCTTCCAATCAGTGTCTAGAGCTGTCTCATTCTTCCAGCAGGTGCAAAAAGtaggtcacaggtcattttTTTCCAATACTGTTGATCAAAACAATGCTTAAGCTAACTTAAAGCGTGTAAAAAAGTTTTTAGGACTTATAATGTTAGCATCAGTAAAGAgttaactgcaaaaacaatgacctttgacctgtgatctgtgttttgtacctacagcattttattttaaatgtcttcactaacaaatatttctataagttgtttgcaagcaaaagcttaCAGGGATCTGTAGACTGGCAGATTCATGATTCACCATTTGGCACATACTAGCTaacatatattaataataaatgcaggcgtcttcagcaattttgagaCCTTCTTGTTATCAACCAGTACCTCGGAATGCGTATATATTAAATCGAAATGAGAAGTACTCAGTATTTCAACAGGCACATCAAACGAAACGTCATGGTCATCGCTGACATCTTCCGTGTCCATACGATCCCCTCTTAACACACTCACATTTAAACCGCCTTCCCTCATCTTCACAATTTGGTCACGAATCAGGGCGTTTAGTGGAGAAATTACAATAACCGTCGACTTTTTGTCTCCTGGTGAACCAGCGAAGTCCAAGAAATTGTAAATGGGGGCAAGCAGCTGATAAATTAACGATTTGCCGTAGCCAGTTGGCAGAACTGCCAACACATCTTTGTTATCAATAACCACAGACTTAAGAACTTCGTACtgcttttccttcaactgaagaTCGCCGGCACCTAAAAGCTGCAAGCCAAAATTCAAAGCTTCGTGAAATGTATCAATAGTCCTTTGGTCAGCCATTTTCGCGCTAGCCATTACTTGCAGGATTTACGGCTATGTATTCCAATGTATTCCACGTTCTTCTTGCAGTAAACCTTGCGGCTGCGCAGTTGACCGGAAGTCCGCGATTCGCGGACTGCAAAATTGGCCCTggccagagctctcgatccgtggcgctggccaagaggatcgcagctctgggtacgagaatgcaAATGACCAAGGTGTCGACTATGTGTAAGACAAGAGTCGATGATACTTTAGTGGTGTGTCGGTGATATATCGGCGATATAACGACCAAACATCGATCAACTATCGGCGGATAAACTGCAGCCGTTGAGTGTCGACCGATAGTCGATTGACATATGGACCTACGCCTTGGTCGATACTCGATCAAGGTATCTATGTTGGTTGACACCCCCTATAGGGTAGAAGATCCGACTATTGTAAACCTTCGCGATCGTCGCCGAGGCTTTCATTTTCGTGCCATGTTTCACATTGCTAACGTCATGCCCCTGGCAGACCGCTGTTTTATTTCACGTCTGGCTGTTAAATTTCAGTCTGGTCTTTTTGGTCGTTTTGGCGACCCAGTTGAAGTCAGGCTGCGTCGGTTCTTCCCAAGCTAATAAGCCATTTCATGCTACTGTAAGCTGTTTGCAAATGTTCGTCCTTGACAAAGATCACCAGGCTATTTatgatttctttaaaatgtttctgtttAGCTACGACGTAGATAGGTTGAACCCATCAATTCCCTCAAAAATCTATATTTGTTTTatggttgttttgaaacaatttctttgctctTACGATTTTGCTTGAAAAGAAATCTGTCAAAAGGTCCCAGAAACAAaacggaagaaaaaaaaacaggaaaagaaAGGAGCAAAGGATAGAGAAGAAATTTAAAGAGATTACCGAGCTGATATCTGCTGATACCTCACAGCCAATCAACACTGATGTAAATGTTGAAGGTGTTGTATATCTCACGCGTAAACAAATAAGATAGCTCaaaaaagaaatggcaaaaaatgagaaaatatcCGAGAAAGCACTTCCAAAAAAGCTCAGATTGTCACTGAAACacttttttatatattttaaggTGAAAAACCTCTCAGTTTTTAGTTTTAAAGGGACTCTGTAACGCTGTTTTGCCCCACTTTAGAGTGCCGAAATTTGCCTTCACATCGAcggaaactcaaaaataatgaagaaatttGTCACCAAAGACTAGTAAGTAAGCGTACAGAGATTATTTACTACTCTCTGTTGTTGCGGATTGCGAGGCTGGAGACGGATTGCATTAAGAAAAATTTAGCCTCAACTTTTCAAAGTTCTCGAACCATTTTTTTGAAGAATTGTTCGCCTCCAAGAACAGGGTAATCTCCAACAAAGTCACGATAAAGTAGATTCCACGTTTTATTCCAATATAAACTATGCGATCTCTTCGTTTCACAACAATCACGTTCGCTTCCACACAACTGCCTTCGAACAACTCCCAATTGCTGTTATACTATTTTTTTTAAGCCGCATCCGATTActccttttgctgttcatttacgcaaaatatgacgattgtatgaaggtgcgattgattgtgcgtctctatgcaaattgcattattgtacgtctcaaatacgccgttgattgtcaaagtatgcaacagattttctattggtgttaatgattgagcattgcgcgagattgaaagtatatttgttgtctttgattgtccaaaggtgcaattgtttttccgttgttgcaattgaatgttaatacatatgcaaatagaaTTATTGAAAGTTcattcacgttaatgaagtctatggaagtgctaatgaatatatatttgcgttatagtttcaactgttgatgtaaatgattgtatattttgagtaaattaacagcaaaaggtgtagtaaCACAAGGATTGATTTTGGAAAAATCCGCGTAGCCGTTCATGATTGGTTCGATTAACCACCAGGTTTATCTCTGGAAATGTCTGCGGAAATTACTGATAAAGCAACTTCTTAGCGATATCACGCAAATAACGGCCGTCAATTACTCTCATTTTCAATCAGCTATTGTCAACGTAACAATTCttaaacaatgcaaaatttacCGACATTTTAAGACAAAACCAAGAATTTACAATGGATTACTCTTTCTGCAAAAGATTGATTCATTGATGAGTGACtcttctaaaagaaaaaagaaacattttaacgGATTTCATATAGGTTGATGACAGTTGACACTGGAGTTTTAAAGCCAAAAGCAGGAGCCTTTCCATGGAACGCTATGGGAAAGCGGCTTGATCGATAATGATGGattttgaaaacttttcaaagttctCGAACCATTTTAAAGGCGAAACCAAGAATTTACGATGGATTACTCTTTCTGAAAAAGATTGATTCATTGATGAATGACtcttctgaaagaaaaaaaaacattttaacgGATTTCATATAGGTTGATGACAGTTGACACTGCAGTTTTGAAGCCAAAAGCAGGAGCCTCAGTTCCATGGAACGTTATGGGACAGCGGCTTCATCGATGATGATGGAGTTTGAAAACTCAATATTGCGGCTATCTTTCTATTCTCTACAAACATGAGCATTTGTAACGAAACGGTTTTCGTTTTTACAAAAACAATACGAGAGAAATAAAATTTATGTGAGGGCGGGATCAAACCCAAATGTGAATTGTAAATGACTCGACATACTTCCCCTTTCTGAGGAAAAATGGTTTACTATCTTACAAATCTAATTCATGTTAATTCTTTCTAGAGTAAAGTTAACAGTATGCGTGTTTGGCTCACGAAAGATTTTGTATCCACCACTAATTAGAAAGCTTATGCAACCACGAGGGTAACGGCcatgacaacgccacaaattaagaatttgattggccgAATGGTGAAAAATAAGTGTGCAGGACGTGCGGCACGGACTTTGGGACAAGTCTGTACCGTCCACTGCAAAAGaccaacgtgaaattaccacattagTAATTTCGGTGAAAACTTAAGcaaatggcaattttttttggtctttaCTCCAACGGCGCTCTTTGCAGGCCAGTTGTAACTCATTTCAGCATCAATGCAGAGTTCATACAAGATGGGATGAGAGTAAAgtagtcacaattgcgcaaatatttcttttctaATGATGTTTTCCTCGCCATCTTTAGGGAAAAAGCAAGAATGCAAAAGATTGATTCATGTCTTAGTCCAAATCTTGAGGCTCGAGTAAAAGTGATAAAGAAAGATTTGTTAGCTTTGCccagaaaacagcaaaagtgccgTGGCTGAACTCGTTTAAATTGCTATTCTAACAATTTTCCAGTTCAACTAGCATAACACACTATTAGGCtgagaaagtaaaaaaatacaagaatacaAGTCCACAATTTTTCGCCTCACAAGTTTTGAAAGAATATCCATGGGATATCATTGGTCAACAGCCATCACATGAGACTGTTGGAAACTGAGGGATCATGTCATGAATCGATAGATGACTAATTTTTAAGAACGCAGAAATGGACTATCTACAATTTGAGGCAACAGAGACAGCGCGAGATAACAGAGCTCATGACCAAGAcaatgtttaaattaaaaaaaaaatgaaaacaatttacaaCCAATCCCTTGCCAAGCATTCGGTCTCCATCTCCGAGGTTTACCATGTCTTAGAATGTCTCAATATATAATTCTTTGTTAATTTcgtagttaattttttttctgtacttAACAGTTtaccaaaaagaaaatggatgacGAGATCGGGAAAGGAAGAGACTTCAGCAGTAGAACATTGAAAAAAGCtcttaagtatcatgaaaaagatttgaaaattgcaaaagaaatcggtgatcgagccggagaaggaaaagcctatggaaatctcggtattgcttacaactcactgggtgacttccgaaaaaccattaagtatcataaaaaacacttgaaaattgcaatagaaatcggtgatcgggctggagaacgagaagcctatggaaatcttggtaatgctcacacttcactgggtgacttccagaAAGCCATcgagtgtcatgaaaaagacttgacaattgcaatagaaatcggtgatcgggccggagagggagaagcgtatggaaatctcggtattgcttaccgctcagtgggtgacttccgaaaagccattgagtatcatgaaaaaaacttgaaaattacaatagaaatcggtgatcgggctggagaaggaggagcctatggaaatttcggtattgcttacggctcagtgggtgacttccgaaaagccattgagtatcatgaaaaaggcttgaaaattgccaaagaaatcggtgatcgggtcggagaaggagcagcctgtggaaatcttggtaatgatTACCACTTACTGGGgtacttccgaaaagccattaagtatcatgaaaaacacttgaaaattgcaatagaaatcggtgatcgggccggagaagcaaaagcctatggaaatctcggtaatgatTCCAAGTCAGACAGGAActaccaaaaagccattgaatattaTGAAAAATGTCggaaaattgccaaagaaatcggtgatcgggcaggagTGGGAcaaacctatggaaatctcggtaatatTTACTACTCACTGGGTAACTACCCAAAAGCCTTTGAGTtccatgaaaaacttttgaaaattgcaattgaaatcGGTTATCGTGCCGGAGAGGGAATGgcctgtggaaatctcggtaatgatTACAGCGCTCTGGGTGACTACCGAaaaggcattgagtatcataaaaagcatttgaaaattgcaaatgaaaccggtgatcgggccggagaaggaacggcttatcacaatattggtaACGGATACTACGGGCTTGGACAGTTTGACATTGCAGTGGGTAATTTTGTTTCGGCTGTGGGTGTGTGGAATACTTTGAGATCTCTATTGAAGTCTGAAGGTAATTGGAAGATGAAATTTCGCGAGCAGTATGAGAAGACGTACACTTTCTTATGCAGatcattgctaagaattggaaagatcaaagaggctttgtttgctgctgatcaaggacgagcgcagacattgaatgacaatttgttgattcaatatggACTTGCTTCACCCTCATCATGCCCGACATTTGACTCCAAGGAGACAACAATtcgcctcttcacagagctttcttcacaaatgaTCTTTCTCGCACTCGACGGACTTTG includes these proteins:
- the LOC136895144 gene encoding putative ATP-dependent DNA helicase Q1 encodes the protein MADQRTIDTFHEALNFGLQLLGAGDLQLKEKQYEVLKSVVIDNKDVLAVLPTGYGKSLIYQLLAPIYNFLDFAGSPGDKKSTVIVISPLNALIRDQIVKMREGGLNVSVLRGDRMDTEDVSDDHDVSFDVPVEILSTSHFDLIYTHSEVLVDNKKVSKLLKTPAFIINIC